In Robbsia sp. KACC 23696, a single window of DNA contains:
- a CDS encoding helix-turn-helix domain-containing protein, with amino-acid sequence MPLPLEETDLVRPDSYAGRELVERLDRDGPASARARSGAELHIGLLLLPTFPLLSLAGFCDALRHAADLGDQSRPLRCAWTLLGTQAGEVHASCNASVRVEGIDQHPEKFDYLVVIGGLLSHLDGIDRRLWDYLAAKDAQHVPLIGMCTGSFVLALGGYMKDRVACVHAYHYEDYKRMFPGLGVMTNADYLLDGNRITCAGGVSVIELATRLIGLHCGADRAAKVIHQMTVSRRGGASFIERRQALGYPSVDNVQARHAIVLMEENLEAPLTIETIAKMTGTSVRQLERVFVGSLGVSPKNFYRTMRLRYARWLLLNSARPLNDIAYGCGFADLAHFIRSFRTVYGMTPGKLRASGKESA; translated from the coding sequence ATGCCGTTGCCTCTCGAAGAAACAGATCTCGTACGCCCCGATTCCTACGCGGGGCGGGAACTGGTCGAGCGTCTCGATCGGGACGGCCCAGCAAGCGCTCGCGCGCGCAGCGGCGCGGAATTGCATATCGGCTTACTGTTGCTCCCAACCTTCCCGCTGTTGTCGCTGGCCGGTTTTTGCGATGCGTTGCGCCACGCCGCCGATCTCGGCGATCAAAGCCGGCCCTTGCGTTGCGCCTGGACCTTGCTCGGCACCCAGGCGGGCGAAGTCCACGCCAGTTGCAACGCATCGGTCCGCGTGGAAGGGATCGACCAACATCCGGAAAAATTCGATTACCTGGTCGTCATCGGCGGGCTGCTCTCCCACCTCGACGGCATCGACCGGCGTTTGTGGGATTATCTGGCGGCAAAGGACGCGCAACATGTCCCCTTGATCGGCATGTGTACCGGCAGCTTCGTCCTGGCACTGGGCGGTTATATGAAGGACCGCGTCGCCTGCGTCCACGCCTACCACTATGAAGACTACAAAAGGATGTTTCCGGGTCTCGGCGTGATGACTAACGCCGACTATCTATTGGACGGTAATCGCATCACCTGTGCCGGCGGCGTCTCGGTGATCGAGCTGGCCACGCGCTTGATTGGCTTACATTGTGGCGCGGACCGTGCCGCCAAGGTGATCCACCAGATGACGGTCAGCCGACGCGGCGGCGCCTCCTTCATCGAGCGGCGCCAGGCACTCGGCTATCCCAGTGTGGACAATGTTCAGGCGCGGCACGCGATCGTGCTGATGGAAGAGAACCTGGAAGCACCGCTGACGATCGAAACGATCGCCAAGATGACCGGCACGAGCGTACGACAACTCGAAAGGGTATTTGTCGGATCGCTCGGCGTATCGCCGAAAAACTTCTACCGCACGATGCGGCTGCGATACGCCCGTTGGCTGCTCTTGAATTCGGCACGTCCACTCAACGATATCGCCTACGGATGCGGCTTCGCGGATCTCGCCCACTTCATTCGCAGCTTCCGCACCGTTTATGGGATGACGCCGGGGAAACTGCGCGCCTCAGGCAAAGAATCGGCGTAA